The following proteins are encoded in a genomic region of Paenibacillus sp. FSL R7-0273:
- a CDS encoding GH36-type glycosyl hydrolase domain-containing protein, translating to MAHTQGSNWQFTGRNGDFRLEQPDRSSFLYFPLVNEGGMMSSVTPQLHGQVTSGHNTFLTPPLSAEDLHNSRASRNFWVYIEGKGAWSAAGNSARQHAQCYSGEADKSVLEAGLLWHKVTRENEQLGIKAEVTSFVPGGTDKAELMKVVLTNTGPEAIRITPTAAIPLYARSADDLRDHRHVTSLLNRIYISAYGVEVQPALSFDERGHRVNHTSYGVFGAEADGAPPAGFFPVQEEFIGEGGSLDWPEAVVLNAGPQAGQDGAMHNEGYEALGGIRFAAAELQPGQSCSYVVVMAIAEDRMDISGLISKYGSSAAFDAHLEANKQFWADKVNTVSFHTGDDNADQWMKWVTLQPVLRRLYGNSFLPYHDYGRGGRGWRDLWQDCLALLIMEPEDVRSLLLNNYAGVRIDGSNATIIGQQPGEFIADRNNIPRVWMDHGAWPFMTTLLYLNQSGDLDFLLQEQTYFRDSFMSRCRERDGSWEPAAGSSLLTSAGEVYKGTILEHILLQNLVPFFNVGEHNNILLEGADWNDGLDMAAQRGESVTFTAFYGDNLYELSKLLRTLKEYTGNSTLELAEEIVLLLDSLGESVDYASVAAKQERLNRYYAAAPNTVSGSRTVLELAQVADDLARKAEWIFSHLRSNEWVEGAHGGGWFNGYYNNDGERVEGETAEGVRMTLTGQVFPLLGHAAAAEQIPHMIASVERNLFDAKIGYRLNSDFGGIQQNLGRAFGFAFGHKENGAMFSHMTIMYGNALYKRGFVREGYKVLDSLYSLSVNFEVSRMYPGIPEYINEKGRGMYTYLTGSASWLLLTMVTEVFGIKGRLGDLLLEPKLVKEQFGDSGKVSIKTLFAGRELEVVYTSAGSLEYGEYQIHGVTLNGAVVTLQRVSEGVLIPRAVLEKLPEGKLHQLEVRLA from the coding sequence TTGGCACATACACAGGGATCAAACTGGCAGTTCACCGGCCGGAATGGGGATTTCCGTCTTGAGCAGCCTGACCGGAGCAGCTTTCTGTATTTTCCGCTGGTCAATGAAGGGGGAATGATGTCTTCTGTTACACCGCAGCTTCACGGGCAGGTGACTTCCGGGCATAATACCTTTCTTACACCGCCGCTGTCTGCCGAGGATCTGCACAATTCGCGGGCATCGCGTAATTTCTGGGTCTACATAGAGGGAAAAGGGGCCTGGTCAGCGGCCGGAAACTCAGCCCGCCAGCATGCACAGTGCTATTCAGGGGAGGCGGATAAGTCTGTCCTGGAAGCCGGGCTGCTGTGGCACAAGGTTACCCGGGAGAATGAGCAGCTCGGTATTAAGGCGGAGGTAACCAGCTTTGTGCCGGGCGGAACGGATAAGGCTGAGCTGATGAAGGTTGTGCTCACAAATACAGGGCCGGAAGCCATCCGGATTACGCCGACAGCGGCTATTCCGCTTTACGCGCGGTCGGCAGACGATCTGCGGGATCACCGGCATGTCACTTCATTGCTTAACCGGATATACATTTCAGCCTATGGTGTTGAAGTTCAACCGGCGCTGTCCTTTGACGAGCGGGGGCACCGGGTTAATCATACGTCCTATGGTGTATTTGGCGCGGAAGCGGATGGGGCTCCGCCTGCGGGCTTTTTCCCTGTACAGGAGGAATTTATAGGGGAGGGCGGCAGCCTGGACTGGCCGGAGGCGGTAGTGTTAAATGCCGGGCCGCAAGCCGGACAGGATGGAGCTATGCACAATGAGGGCTATGAAGCGCTGGGCGGAATAAGGTTCGCTGCCGCAGAGCTGCAGCCCGGACAGAGCTGTTCCTATGTTGTGGTTATGGCTATTGCGGAGGATCGGATGGATATTTCCGGGCTTATATCCAAATATGGCTCATCAGCAGCATTTGACGCTCACCTGGAAGCCAATAAGCAGTTCTGGGCGGACAAAGTAAACACAGTGTCCTTTCATACAGGGGATGACAATGCAGACCAGTGGATGAAGTGGGTCACCCTGCAGCCGGTGCTGCGCAGGCTGTACGGGAACTCGTTCCTCCCCTATCATGATTACGGCCGCGGCGGCCGCGGCTGGCGGGATCTGTGGCAGGATTGCCTGGCCCTGCTGATCATGGAGCCGGAGGATGTACGCAGCCTGCTGCTGAATAATTATGCCGGTGTGAGAATAGATGGCAGTAATGCAACAATAATCGGGCAGCAGCCGGGGGAGTTCATTGCTGACCGCAATAACATCCCGCGGGTGTGGATGGATCATGGGGCCTGGCCGTTCATGACCACCCTGCTGTATCTGAATCAGAGCGGTGATCTGGACTTCCTGCTGCAGGAGCAGACGTATTTCCGTGATTCATTCATGAGCCGGTGCCGTGAACGCGACGGCTCCTGGGAGCCTGCTGCAGGAAGCAGCCTGCTGACCAGTGCCGGAGAGGTGTATAAGGGTACGATTCTGGAGCATATTCTGCTGCAGAATCTGGTCCCGTTCTTCAATGTGGGCGAGCATAATAACATTCTGCTGGAGGGTGCAGACTGGAATGACGGGCTGGATATGGCGGCACAGCGGGGAGAGAGTGTGACCTTCACCGCCTTTTACGGGGATAATCTCTATGAGCTTTCTAAGCTGCTGCGCACATTGAAGGAGTACACCGGAAACAGCACGCTGGAGCTGGCAGAAGAAATAGTGCTGCTGCTGGATTCCCTAGGCGAAAGTGTAGATTATGCATCGGTAGCCGCCAAGCAGGAGCGGCTGAACCGCTATTATGCAGCTGCCCCGAACACGGTTAGCGGCTCACGCACAGTGCTGGAGCTTGCGCAGGTAGCGGATGACCTGGCTCGAAAGGCAGAGTGGATCTTCAGCCATTTGCGCAGCAATGAATGGGTGGAAGGTGCTCACGGGGGCGGATGGTTCAACGGCTATTATAATAATGATGGTGAACGGGTTGAAGGGGAGACGGCAGAAGGAGTGCGTATGACGCTTACCGGACAGGTATTTCCGCTTCTCGGCCACGCAGCAGCAGCGGAGCAGATCCCTCATATGATCGCCTCTGTGGAAAGAAACCTGTTCGACGCTAAAATCGGCTACCGGCTGAACTCAGACTTTGGCGGGATCCAGCAGAATCTGGGCCGCGCCTTCGGCTTTGCTTTTGGCCACAAAGAAAACGGGGCGATGTTCAGCCATATGACCATAATGTACGGAAATGCGCTGTACAAACGCGGATTTGTCCGTGAAGGCTATAAGGTGCTTGACTCGCTCTACAGCCTGAGTGTAAATTTTGAGGTGAGCCGGATGTATCCGGGGATTCCGGAGTATATCAATGAAAAAGGCAGAGGGATGTATACGTATCTGACCGGCTCGGCCAGCTGGCTGCTGCTGACGATGGTTACCGAAGTATTTGGCATCAAGGGCCGGCTTGGTGACCTGCTGCTGGAGCCGAAGCTCGTTAAGGAGCAGTTCGGCGATTCCGGTAAGGTCTCCATCAAGACACTGTTTGCCGGCCGTGAGCTAGAAGTCGTCTACACGTCCGCAGGAAGCTTGGAATACGGGGAGTATCAAATACACGGGGTTACGCTGAACGGCGCTGTGGTGACGCTTCAGCGCGTCTCAGAGGGCGTGCTGATTCCGCGTGCTGTCCTGGAGAAATTGCCTGAAGGAAAGCTGCATCAGCTGGAGGTCCGTCTGGCCTGA
- the serC gene encoding 3-phosphoserine/phosphohydroxythreonine transaminase → MGAILSKRAYNFNAGPAALPLEVLERAQAEFVEFRESGMSIMEMSHRGAIYESVHNEAQERLLSLLGNPEGYKVLFVQGGASTQFAMIPMNLISSGQVGSYVMTGSWADKALKEAKLVGEAHVAASSEDKKFLAIPELGSIKPADNAAYLHITSNETIEGTQYAEYPDTGSLPLIADMSSDILSRSFDVSKFGLIYAGAQKNLGPSGVTVVIAKEELIAKSPANIPTILRYDTHYKNNSLYNTPPSFSVYMVNEVLKWIEEQGGLAGIESKNRDKSGLLYDHIDGSDGFYRGVAEAGSRSIMNVTFRMQSEELEKQFVKAAEQEGFIGLKGHRSVGGLRASIYNAVPYESVKALSDFMKHFRQTQG, encoded by the coding sequence ATGGGGGCAATTTTGAGCAAGAGAGCATACAATTTTAATGCAGGACCGGCGGCGCTGCCGCTTGAAGTACTGGAACGCGCACAGGCGGAGTTTGTCGAATTCCGTGAGAGCGGAATGTCCATTATGGAGATGTCGCACCGCGGGGCAATATACGAATCCGTGCATAATGAAGCGCAGGAGCGTCTGCTTTCACTGCTCGGCAATCCGGAAGGCTACAAGGTATTGTTCGTACAGGGCGGGGCCAGCACACAGTTCGCCATGATCCCGATGAACCTTATCTCCAGCGGACAAGTCGGCAGCTATGTCATGACAGGAAGCTGGGCTGACAAGGCCCTTAAGGAAGCGAAGCTGGTAGGGGAAGCGCATGTTGCAGCATCCTCCGAGGACAAGAAGTTTCTGGCTATTCCGGAGCTGGGCAGCATCAAGCCCGCTGACAATGCAGCCTACCTGCATATTACCTCCAATGAAACGATCGAAGGTACACAATATGCGGAGTACCCCGATACAGGCTCTCTTCCGCTGATTGCCGATATGTCCAGTGACATTCTGAGCCGTTCCTTTGATGTCAGCAAATTCGGGCTGATCTATGCCGGCGCACAGAAGAACCTTGGACCATCCGGGGTTACTGTAGTGATTGCCAAGGAAGAGCTGATTGCCAAATCACCTGCGAATATCCCGACGATCCTGCGTTACGATACTCACTACAAGAACAACTCTCTGTACAATACACCGCCATCCTTTTCTGTATATATGGTCAATGAAGTGTTAAAATGGATTGAGGAGCAGGGCGGGCTTGCCGGCATCGAATCTAAAAACCGCGACAAATCCGGACTGCTGTATGATCATATCGACGGCAGCGACGGCTTCTACCGCGGTGTAGCGGAAGCGGGCAGCCGCTCCATTATGAACGTCACCTTCCGGATGCAGTCCGAGGAGCTGGAGAAGCAGTTCGTTAAGGCTGCCGAGCAGGAAGGCTTCATCGGCCTCAAGGGACACCGCAGCGTCGGGGGCTTGCGCGCTTCCATCTATAACGCCGTTCCTTATGAGAGCGTTAAGGCACTTTCTGATTTCATGAAGCATTTCCGGCAGACACAAGGCTAA
- the trmL gene encoding tRNA (uridine(34)/cytosine(34)/5-carboxymethylaminomethyluridine(34)-2'-O)-methyltransferase TrmL produces the protein MALHIVLVEPEIPANTGNIARTCAATGTHLHLVRPLGFRTDDATLKRAGLDYWHAVTIEYHDSFAEVLEKYREGRFFYATTKAEKRYTDFAFRDGDFFVFGKETKGLPPEILEAGRETAMRMPMGQAVRSLNLSNSAAIIVYEALRQLDFPELF, from the coding sequence ATGGCATTACACATTGTGCTGGTTGAACCTGAAATTCCGGCGAACACCGGCAATATCGCCCGCACCTGCGCAGCTACAGGCACTCATCTCCATCTGGTCCGCCCGCTGGGCTTCCGGACCGATGATGCAACACTGAAACGGGCCGGACTTGATTACTGGCATGCTGTTACCATTGAATATCATGATTCGTTTGCGGAGGTTCTGGAGAAATATAGGGAAGGGCGTTTTTTCTACGCTACAACCAAGGCCGAGAAGCGTTACACGGACTTTGCTTTCCGGGACGGTGATTTTTTTGTTTTCGGTAAAGAAACCAAAGGACTGCCGCCGGAGATACTTGAGGCTGGCCGGGAAACCGCGATGCGCATGCCGATGGGCCAGGCAGTCAGATCGCTGAATTTGTCCAATTCGGCAGCAATTATTGTCTATGAAGCGCTGCGTCAGCTGGATTTTCCGGAACTTTTTTAA
- a CDS encoding AbrB/MazE/SpoVT family DNA-binding domain-containing protein yields MKPAGVVRKVDQLGRIVLPKSLRKRYQMNEGDPVEILVQGDHIILERYRPKCVFCGSMEGVSEYKDRYICAACLSEMTQLPRHA; encoded by the coding sequence ATGAAACCTGCTGGCGTAGTTCGTAAGGTAGATCAGCTGGGTAGAATTGTTCTGCCTAAGTCTCTGCGGAAAAGGTACCAGATGAATGAAGGAGACCCGGTGGAAATTCTTGTGCAGGGTGACCACATCATTCTGGAGCGCTACCGTCCTAAATGCGTATTTTGCGGATCGATGGAAGGCGTAAGCGAATATAAAGACCGTTATATTTGTGCTGCTTGTCTTTCAGAAATGACACAGCTGCCAAGACACGCTTAA
- a CDS encoding phosphodiester glycosidase family protein produces the protein MMTPVKRVNRFFMLLTAPFIGLVIVLLGYQPKLTLDLNISQFAAEAGPVEQTALLKKELLQAQSSASYTIDAIGATAHLYNQTTNAMNALVNTAAAQVSRPETIYNRRITAKLGIPADVITSDRITIELYRLNPGNYKAYALKIRLKDAGAMKMSLAGDGTGQAETTMQAVNRHGAVAGINAGGFADQNGKRYPLSTTIVDGKYLYGFEPTYKDLSFVGLSTSGRLIGGKFSSKSQLDQLEPAFGATFVPVLIQNSMLQPIPFKWQTSPARAPRTIIGKYKDDQILVLVADGYNESGNSGATLMELQNKLWGMGVVDAYNLDGGGSASLIFKGKVINKPSDGNLRQVPTNFLFFK, from the coding sequence ATGATGACCCCAGTAAAAAGAGTCAACCGTTTCTTCATGCTTCTGACGGCACCCTTTATCGGTTTAGTGATTGTCCTGCTGGGCTATCAGCCTAAGTTGACTCTCGACCTGAATATCAGCCAGTTTGCTGCTGAGGCCGGACCGGTGGAACAGACAGCCCTGCTCAAGAAGGAGCTGCTTCAGGCCCAAAGCTCAGCTTCCTATACAATTGATGCCATCGGGGCTACCGCACACCTGTACAACCAGACTACGAACGCAATGAATGCGCTGGTCAATACAGCTGCAGCTCAGGTGTCCCGTCCGGAAACAATTTATAACCGGCGGATAACTGCCAAGCTTGGCATTCCGGCTGATGTTATCACCAGCGACCGGATTACTATTGAATTATACCGGCTGAATCCCGGTAACTATAAGGCTTATGCGCTCAAAATCCGGCTGAAGGATGCAGGCGCCATGAAAATGAGCCTGGCCGGTGACGGCACCGGGCAAGCCGAGACTACGATGCAGGCGGTTAACCGCCATGGTGCAGTAGCCGGAATCAATGCCGGAGGCTTTGCAGATCAGAACGGCAAGCGGTATCCTTTGTCTACCACCATTGTAGACGGCAAATATCTGTACGGGTTTGAACCGACCTACAAGGATCTTAGCTTTGTCGGCCTCAGCACATCCGGCCGGCTGATCGGCGGGAAATTCAGCAGCAAGTCACAGCTTGATCAGCTTGAGCCTGCCTTTGGCGCTACCTTTGTGCCTGTGCTGATCCAGAACAGCATGCTGCAGCCTATTCCGTTCAAATGGCAGACGAGCCCTGCGCGTGCACCGCGCACCATCATCGGCAAATATAAGGATGACCAGATTCTGGTGCTGGTTGCTGACGGCTATAATGAGAGCGGCAACTCCGGAGCAACGCTGATGGAACTGCAGAACAAGCTGTGGGGCATGGGCGTAGTCGACGCCTATAATCTGGACGGCGGCGGCTCCGCTTCCCTTATCTTCAAAGGTAAAGTGATTAACAAGCCCTCCGACGGAAATTTGCGGCAGGTGCCGACGAATTTCCTGTTTTTTAAATAG
- a CDS encoding response regulator transcription factor, whose product MMKVWRVVIVGCHPTSMLGTKLILEEGGELAVLGMYSTWSEGLSSVQEHQPDLVLADYQMPEGNVEHVLPELKSSCEDAHIIVMTDEEDSQLFQPLLELGASGVLSKGASARQLLLMIGGLREGFLSVPLNWIQKGYRPATSSRGLDSVMQLTQTEMFIMERIVQGITYDKIALEIQVSRRSIDNYLRKIYVKLDVTTRAQAIEKFALFSRQSKQIYA is encoded by the coding sequence ATGATGAAGGTTTGGCGGGTGGTCATTGTGGGGTGTCATCCCACTAGTATGCTGGGTACAAAATTAATATTGGAGGAAGGAGGAGAGCTTGCCGTCCTCGGGATGTATTCCACATGGAGCGAAGGCCTGTCCAGTGTGCAGGAGCATCAGCCGGATCTGGTGCTGGCGGATTACCAGATGCCTGAAGGCAATGTGGAGCATGTGCTGCCTGAGCTGAAGAGCAGCTGTGAGGATGCGCATATTATCGTTATGACGGATGAGGAAGACAGCCAGCTGTTCCAGCCGCTGCTTGAGCTGGGAGCGAGCGGAGTGCTGTCCAAGGGTGCATCTGCCCGGCAGCTGCTGCTAATGATCGGTGGCCTGCGGGAGGGATTTCTGTCTGTTCCGCTGAACTGGATTCAGAAGGGCTACCGGCCGGCAACCTCCTCACGCGGGCTGGACAGCGTCATGCAGCTGACACAGACGGAGATGTTTATCATGGAGAGGATTGTGCAAGGAATCACTTACGATAAAATTGCGCTGGAAATTCAGGTTAGCAGGCGCTCGATAGATAATTATCTCCGTAAAATTTATGTGAAACTAGATGTAACAACGAGGGCCCAGGCCATCGAGAAGTTCGCGCTTTTCTCAAGGCAGAGCAAGCAAATCTACGCATAG
- a CDS encoding aminotransferase-like domain-containing protein, translating into MKYEFSARAHTLISSPQLSIRTQTRRGALISLAEELPAEELFPLSLLAEAASTVISADAGALQYGDPEGYAPLREWLTGDWLKGKGVTTAEGGVLLTTGSQQAIDLLSRVYIDPGDRVLVENPTSPGILQALRMQGAVIIPVKGDRDGLQPDHLRAQIHQHRPKMLFATPSYTNPSGILWSLERRRQVLELCIASNLLIVEDDSYGDLHFRRTGSGGTAAAQYPSLYALENISKNGHVLYIGSFSKTVAPALRTGWAAGSRELISMMAAAKQMADWQSSSLNQRLLHHLLDVTAFNLREHIAVLNREYHTRLKLMSELLKRSAWKNSEYDMPEGGMFLWVSLPEGLDAMTLLKVALAKGVAFLPGQLCSVSGGGDRIRLNFSHPGRDELLLGMNLMSEAVNEFTARS; encoded by the coding sequence ATGAAGTATGAGTTTTCTGCCCGTGCGCATACGTTGATTTCTTCACCGCAGCTGAGCATCCGTACCCAAACGCGGCGCGGCGCGTTAATCTCTCTGGCGGAAGAACTGCCGGCAGAAGAATTGTTCCCGTTGTCGCTGCTTGCAGAGGCGGCCTCGACTGTTATCTCAGCTGACGCAGGTGCGCTGCAGTACGGTGATCCTGAGGGGTATGCCCCGCTGCGGGAATGGCTGACCGGAGACTGGCTGAAGGGTAAAGGAGTGACCACCGCAGAAGGCGGAGTTCTTCTGACAACGGGGAGTCAACAAGCCATCGACCTGCTGTCCCGGGTTTATATCGATCCGGGTGACCGGGTGCTGGTAGAGAATCCGACCTCTCCGGGGATTTTGCAGGCGCTCCGTATGCAGGGTGCAGTCATTATTCCAGTAAAGGGTGACCGGGACGGGCTGCAGCCTGATCATCTAAGGGCCCAGATTCACCAGCACCGTCCGAAGATGCTGTTTGCAACGCCAAGCTATACCAATCCCAGCGGTATCCTCTGGAGCCTTGAACGGCGCAGGCAGGTGCTTGAGCTGTGCATCGCGAGTAATCTGCTGATCGTTGAGGATGATTCCTACGGGGATCTGCATTTCAGGCGCACCGGCAGCGGCGGAACGGCGGCTGCGCAATATCCTTCATTGTATGCACTGGAAAATATCAGCAAAAACGGACACGTACTCTACATAGGCTCGTTCAGCAAGACCGTGGCGCCAGCGCTGCGGACGGGCTGGGCGGCAGGCAGCCGTGAGCTGATCTCGATGATGGCAGCAGCCAAGCAGATGGCGGACTGGCAGTCCAGCTCGCTGAACCAGCGGCTGCTGCATCATCTGCTGGATGTCACGGCCTTTAATCTGCGGGAGCACATCGCTGTGCTGAACCGCGAATACCACACACGGCTCAAGCTGATGTCCGAGCTGCTGAAACGCTCCGCCTGGAAAAACAGCGAATACGACATGCCGGAAGGCGGCATGTTCCTGTGGGTCTCGCTGCCGGAGGGGCTGGATGCGATGACGCTGCTCAAGGTGGCGCTGGCCAAAGGCGTCGCCTTCCTGCCCGGCCAGCTCTGCAGCGTCAGCGGAGGCGGTGACCGTATCCGGCTGAACTTCAGCCATCCCGGCCGCGATGAGCTGCTGCTGGGCATGAACCTGATGAGCGAGGCTGTAAATGAGTTTACGGCGCGGAGCTGA
- a CDS encoding ABC transporter ATP-binding protein produces the protein MAAENILECSGLSKSYGRKSALNGLELKVGRGKIVGLLGRNGAGKTTLMKLIVSLLRHYEGTLLVDGRRPGVETKKIVSYLPDHEFLYPWMTVEESVTFFGHAFADFRADKASDMIGTLGLNVKDKVKSLSKGMKEQLSLSLAFAREAKLYVLDEPLAAVDPSTRDKIMKIILDHFTGDSTILVSTHLIQGVEPLFTDIAIVDEGRVQLQGSVADIKREYGMALEDVFKQIVK, from the coding sequence ATGGCTGCGGAGAACATACTGGAATGCAGCGGTCTTAGCAAAAGCTATGGCCGCAAAAGTGCTCTGAACGGACTGGAGCTGAAAGTCGGGCGGGGAAAGATTGTCGGGCTGCTGGGAAGAAACGGGGCGGGGAAAACAACCCTGATGAAGCTGATTGTTTCACTGCTCCGCCATTATGAAGGCACCCTGCTGGTAGACGGGAGAAGACCCGGTGTGGAGACGAAGAAAATTGTATCCTACCTGCCGGACCATGAGTTTCTGTATCCGTGGATGACGGTGGAGGAGAGTGTCACCTTTTTCGGGCATGCGTTCGCTGATTTCCGGGCGGATAAAGCCAGTGATATGATCGGCACACTCGGCCTGAATGTCAAAGACAAGGTAAAGTCGCTGTCAAAAGGGATGAAGGAGCAGCTGAGTCTTTCGCTGGCTTTTGCCAGAGAGGCCAAGCTGTATGTGCTCGATGAGCCGCTTGCTGCGGTGGATCCGTCGACCCGGGATAAAATCATGAAGATTATCCTGGACCATTTTACCGGAGACAGCACCATTCTGGTCAGCACCCATCTGATTCAGGGAGTGGAGCCGCTGTTCACCGATATTGCCATTGTGGATGAGGGCAGGGTGCAGCTGCAGGGGAGTGTGGCGGACATCAAACGGGAGTACGGGATGGCTTTAGAGGATGTTTTTAAACAAATTGTGAAGTAA